In Alosa sapidissima isolate fAloSap1 chromosome 4, fAloSap1.pri, whole genome shotgun sequence, the following are encoded in one genomic region:
- the gmppb gene encoding mannose-1-phosphate guanyltransferase beta, with the protein MKALILVGGYGTRLRPLTLSVPKPLVDFCNKPILLHQVEALVKAGVSHVILAVSYMSELLEREMRAQEERLGITISLSHEKEPLGTAGPLALARELLSDNEEPFFVLNSDVICDFPFEDMLKFHKHHGKEGTIVVTKVEEPSKYGVVVYEGETGSIHRFVEKPQVFVSNKINAGMYIFSPSMLQRIQLRPTSIEKEIFPVMAEQGHLYAMELQGFWMDIGQPKDFLTGMCMYLQSVRQQTPERLRTGPGFHGNVLVDPTAVIGENCSIGPNVTLGAGVVLEDGVRIKRCTVLKGARVRSHSWLESCIVGWSSSVGQWVRMENVTVLGEDVIVNDELYLNGANVLPHKSITDSVPEPRIIM; encoded by the exons ATGAAGGCCTTGATTCTGGTCGGTGGTTATGGTACACGATTACGACCCCTGACTCTCAGTGTGCCTAAACCTCTGGTGGATTTTTGCAACAAACCTATTCTCCTGCATCAGGTGGAGGCACTAGTGAAG GCTGGAGTAAGCCATGTCATTCTGGCTGTTAGCTACATGTCTGAGttgctggagagagagatgagggcaCAAGAGGAAAGG cttGGTATTACAATTTCACTGTCACATGAGAAGGAACCTCTGGGAACAG CTGGACCTCTTGCTTTGGCGAGAGAGTTGCTGTCCGACAACGAGGAGCCTTTCTTTGTACTCAATAGTGATGTTATCTGTGACTTCCCATTTGAGGATATGTTGAAGTTCCACAAGCATCACGGCAAAGAGGGCACCATTGTG GTGACTAAGGTGGAAGAGCCATCAAAATATGGAGTTGTGGTGTATGAGGGAGAGACGGGAAGCATTCATCGGTTTGTGGAGAAGCCGCaggtttttgtttcaaacaagATCAATGCTGGGATGTACATTTTTTCACCCTCTATGCTTCAGAGAATTCAG TTAAGGCCCACTTCAATAGAGAAGGAAATCTTTCCTGTGATGGCAGAGCAGGGACACCTCTATGCCATGGAACTTCAGG gCTTCTGGATGGACATCGGCCAGCCTAAAGACTTTCTAACCGGCATGTGCATGTACCTGCAGTCTGTTAGACAGCAGACCCCAGAGAGACTGCGCACTGGACCTGGATTTCATGGCAACGTACTTGTG GATCCAACGGCAGTGATTGGGGAGAATTGCAGTATTGGACCAAATGTGACTTTGGGGGCAGGTGTTGTTCTTGAGGATGGTGTGCGCATTAAGCGCTGCACTGTGCTGAAGGGGGCACGTGTGCGCTCCCATTCCTGGCTCGAGTCCTGCATTGTTGGCTGGAGCTCCTCTGTGGGCCAGTGG GTGCGGATGGAGAATGTGACGGTGCTGGGTGAGGATGTGATTGTCAATGATGAGCTCTACCTCAATGGGGCCAATGTACTGCCTCACAAATCCATCACAGACTCTGTTCCTGAACCACGGATCATCATGTAG